The proteins below are encoded in one region of Alkalinema sp. FACHB-956:
- a CDS encoding TIGR03960 family B12-binding radical SAM protein encodes MAVAVESLLTPEILRPARYLGNEVGAVHKPWDSAIVRWSLTYPEVYEVGASNLGHIILYSIINAQPRQLCDRAYLPAPDLAQKLRQTQTPLFAVESRRSLLEFDILGFSLSYELGATNILEMLDLAGIPLTWQERNGTNFPLIFAGGQTATSNPEPYAEFFDFIVLGDGEELLPEIGLILEEGKQTGLSREALLLDLAQVPGVYVPQFYDMAPDGSVAPNRSEVPHRILRRVAVPIPAYSIGLVPYVETVHDRLTVEIRRGCTRGCRFCQPGMLTRPARDVAPEAVIEAIEDGMRATGYNEFSLLSLSCSDYLALPAVGMEIKNRLKDENISLSLPSQRVDRFDENIANILGGNRPMSLTFAPEAGTQRLRDIINKGLTNEELLRGVKTAWQQGWDKVKLYFMIGLPGETDADVIGIVETLDWLRRECSARGRRRLDFNVTISNFTPKPHTPFQWHSVSTTEFARKQELLRSAFRELRGIKANFTDVRISAMEDFVGRGDRRLSAVVRRAWELGAGMDAWWESLDKAFGAWTQAIAEAGLDWKYRQVEDGEWNIFAADEEIGGYRLPDCSKPLPWDHLDTGIDKQWLHDDLKRALEAAVVPDCSFEGCSHCGVCSVDFGHNVVVPPPSIPHFIGHFKPNQERVQRLRVWYGKQGDMALVSHLDLLRLFDRIVRRASLPISFTGGFHPSPRIMPANALSLGHTSSGEIVDFELAQSVDVEDFRQRLATHLPADLPIYRVEAVDLKQPSATALLERATYEIQVELGLGEDHEADAVTHPVINAVSHPGQPQVLPQVLNWQNWVQQVLNQTECWIDRTTKSGKVIPTNLRDRLFELELVAAGETGATLRYLGSCKNDGTMLRPHEMVILLERVMAQPLRLTRVHRVQLELAEVVSEAPKALEAPEAPQD; translated from the coding sequence GTGGCTGTTGCCGTTGAAAGTTTACTGACCCCTGAAATTTTGCGCCCTGCTCGCTACCTGGGCAATGAAGTCGGCGCAGTCCATAAACCTTGGGATAGCGCGATCGTGCGTTGGTCACTGACCTATCCTGAGGTCTATGAGGTGGGGGCATCCAACCTCGGCCACATTATCCTCTACAGCATTATCAATGCCCAGCCTCGACAACTGTGCGATCGAGCCTATTTACCCGCACCGGATCTAGCCCAAAAGCTGCGTCAGACCCAGACACCCTTGTTCGCGGTGGAATCCCGGCGATCGCTGCTCGAGTTTGACATTTTAGGGTTCAGCCTGTCCTATGAATTGGGGGCAACGAATATCCTGGAAATGCTGGATCTGGCAGGCATTCCCCTCACCTGGCAGGAGCGCAATGGCACCAACTTTCCCCTGATTTTTGCGGGGGGACAGACAGCGACTTCCAACCCAGAGCCCTACGCTGAGTTTTTCGATTTTATCGTTCTAGGAGATGGCGAAGAATTACTCCCGGAAATTGGGTTAATTCTAGAAGAAGGGAAGCAGACAGGCTTGAGTCGGGAGGCCCTCTTACTCGACCTTGCCCAAGTGCCCGGGGTCTATGTGCCGCAGTTCTACGATATGGCTCCGGATGGATCCGTAGCTCCTAATCGATCGGAGGTTCCCCATCGGATTTTGCGTCGTGTCGCAGTACCGATCCCGGCCTATTCCATCGGCCTAGTTCCCTACGTGGAAACTGTCCACGATCGCTTGACTGTGGAAATCCGCCGAGGCTGTACCCGAGGCTGCCGCTTTTGCCAACCGGGAATGCTAACCCGTCCAGCGAGAGACGTGGCCCCGGAGGCCGTCATTGAAGCGATCGAAGATGGCATGCGGGCAACGGGCTATAACGAGTTTTCCCTGCTTTCCCTGAGTTGCTCCGACTACCTCGCCCTACCTGCGGTGGGCATGGAGATTAAAAATCGCCTCAAGGACGAAAACATTTCCCTGTCTTTACCCAGTCAGCGGGTCGATCGCTTTGATGAAAACATTGCCAATATCCTTGGCGGCAACCGGCCCATGAGTCTCACCTTTGCCCCAGAAGCCGGAACTCAACGGCTGCGGGACATTATTAATAAGGGATTAACCAACGAAGAACTGCTGCGAGGGGTTAAAACTGCTTGGCAACAGGGTTGGGATAAGGTCAAGCTCTACTTCATGATTGGGCTGCCCGGGGAAACCGACGCTGATGTCATAGGGATTGTGGAAACCCTAGATTGGCTACGACGGGAATGTTCTGCCCGGGGACGGCGGCGGCTAGACTTCAACGTGACGATTTCCAATTTTACGCCCAAGCCCCATACTCCGTTCCAGTGGCACTCTGTTTCCACTACAGAGTTTGCCCGTAAACAGGAATTGCTGCGATCGGCCTTCCGGGAACTACGGGGCATCAAGGCCAACTTCACCGATGTCCGCATTTCCGCGATGGAAGACTTTGTGGGACGGGGCGATCGGCGGTTATCTGCGGTCGTGCGGCGGGCCTGGGAACTGGGAGCTGGGATGGATGCCTGGTGGGAAAGCTTGGATAAAGCCTTTGGGGCTTGGACTCAGGCGATCGCGGAAGCCGGTTTGGACTGGAAATATCGCCAAGTCGAAGATGGTGAATGGAATATTTTCGCTGCAGATGAAGAAATTGGCGGTTACCGTCTCCCGGATTGCAGCAAACCTTTACCTTGGGATCACCTCGACACCGGCATTGATAAACAATGGTTACATGACGATCTCAAACGGGCTCTAGAAGCGGCGGTTGTCCCCGACTGTTCCTTTGAGGGGTGTTCCCACTGTGGGGTATGCAGCGTAGACTTTGGTCATAATGTGGTGGTACCTCCCCCCTCCATTCCCCACTTTATCGGTCACTTCAAACCCAATCAGGAGCGGGTACAACGGCTGCGGGTCTGGTATGGCAAGCAGGGAGACATGGCCCTAGTCAGTCATTTGGATTTGCTCCGGCTGTTCGATCGCATCGTGCGCCGAGCCAGTTTACCGATTTCCTTTACCGGCGGATTTCATCCCAGTCCAAGGATTATGCCTGCGAATGCTTTGTCCCTGGGACATACCAGTTCGGGGGAAATTGTTGATTTTGAATTAGCGCAATCTGTAGACGTAGAAGACTTTCGCCAACGGTTAGCGACCCACCTGCCTGCCGATTTACCCATCTACCGCGTGGAAGCTGTGGATCTCAAACAGCCTTCCGCCACCGCCTTACTGGAACGAGCCACCTACGAAATTCAAGTGGAACTGGGACTCGGGGAAGATCATGAGGCGGATGCAGTCACCCATCCAGTCATCAATGCAGTCAGCCATCCTGGGCAACCCCAAGTCTTGCCCCAAGTCTTGAATTGGCAAAACTGGGTGCAACAAGTCCTGAACCAGACGGAATGCTGGATCGATCGAACCACTAAGTCCGGCAAAGTAATTCCCACTAATCTGCGCGATCGACTGTTTGAACTCGAGCTAGTTGCAGCCGGTGAAACCGGAGCCACCCTGCGCTATCTAGGCAGTTGCAAAAACGATGGCACCATGCTGCGGCCCCATGAAATGGTGATTTTGCTAGAACGGGTGATGGCGCAGCCCTTAAGGTTAACTCGGGTTCATCGAGTGCAATTAGAATTGGCTGAAGTTGTTTCTGAAGCCCCTAAAGCCCTTGAAGCCCCTGAAGCCCCTCAGGATTGA